One Rhodobacteraceae bacterium M385 genomic region harbors:
- the cbiB gene encoding adenosylcobinamide-phosphate synthase CbiB: MVLDALVGEPRWLWSRVTHPIVLIGRLIGWCDRRFNRGAQGRNGVLVMVGLGLGAIALGWLIAALPLGWLWQILIAAALLAQKSLVQHVAAVADGLRRSLDEGKREVAMIVGRDTGPLDAPAVARAAIESAAENMSDGVVAPAFWFLLGGLPGLLLYKVTNTADSMIGHRTPEHEAFGWAAARLDDVLNYIPARLTALLIALTHGMAALRCANRDGGKHRSVNAGWPEAAMASTLGLSLSGPRAYGGEMTADAALNEGGTRDATPGDIAAAVGVLWRVWAALLIGALLLAII, from the coding sequence ATGGTGCTGGATGCGCTGGTGGGAGAGCCGCGGTGGCTCTGGTCCCGTGTGACCCACCCGATTGTGCTGATCGGGCGTTTGATTGGCTGGTGTGACCGCCGTTTTAACAGGGGCGCGCAGGGACGTAACGGCGTGTTGGTGATGGTTGGTCTGGGCCTAGGGGCAATTGCGCTTGGATGGCTGATCGCGGCACTTCCCCTTGGGTGGTTGTGGCAAATTCTTATTGCCGCAGCGCTTTTGGCGCAGAAATCGCTGGTGCAGCATGTGGCGGCTGTGGCCGATGGCCTGCGCCGCTCGCTTGACGAGGGGAAGCGGGAAGTGGCGATGATCGTGGGGCGCGATACCGGCCCCTTGGATGCCCCCGCCGTGGCCCGCGCCGCGATTGAAAGCGCGGCCGAGAATATGTCCGACGGCGTGGTTGCGCCCGCATTTTGGTTTCTGTTGGGCGGGTTGCCGGGGCTGTTGCTTTATAAAGTTACGAACACGGCAGATTCGATGATCGGCCACCGCACGCCCGAGCACGAGGCGTTTGGATGGGCCGCCGCCCGTCTGGACGACGTGCTGAACTACATTCCCGCGCGCCTGACGGCGCTTTTGATTGCGCTGACCCACGGGATGGCCGCTCTGCGCTGCGCTAATCGCGATGGTGGCAAGCATCGGTCGGTGAATGCCGGTTGGCCCGAAGCGGCGATGGCCTCAACCCTCGGCCTGTCCCTATCGGGACCGCGCGCCTACGGCGGCGAGATGACCGCCGACGCGGCCTTGAACGAAGGCGGCACCCGCGATGCGACGCCCGGCGATATCGCGGCGGCGGTGGGTGTCTTGTGGCGTGTATGGGCGGCGTTGCTGATCGGCGCTCTGCTGCTTGCGATTATCTGA
- a CDS encoding ABC transporter permease yields MLREMSTRYGRSPGGYIWAVVEPVGALIVMSFVFSMLIRSPSLGSSFLLFYTTGYLPFLLYSLTLSTVMNALAFSRPLLMYPAVCWIDAVLARFILNTLTSVAIASLVLFGVLKFTDTTAVLEIRYMISAMALAALLGLGHGTLNCALSGLFPVYAQIWVIASRPLLIGSGVFFLYEDLPTTIQSILDWTPWIHFTALFRQGVYPTYGPDFISVPLMLIWGLVPLALGLLILRRNSQRILMR; encoded by the coding sequence ATGCTGCGCGAAATGTCCACGCGCTATGGCCGGTCTCCGGGGGGCTATATCTGGGCCGTGGTGGAACCCGTCGGCGCCCTGATCGTGATGTCTTTCGTCTTCTCCATGCTGATCCGTAGCCCCAGCTTGGGCAGTTCGTTTCTGCTGTTTTACACCACCGGATACCTGCCGTTCCTTCTCTATAGCCTCACCCTCTCCACGGTGATGAACGCGCTGGCGTTCTCTCGGCCCTTGCTGATGTATCCTGCCGTCTGCTGGATCGACGCGGTTCTGGCGCGGTTTATCCTCAACACGCTGACAAGTGTCGCCATCGCCAGCCTTGTGCTGTTCGGCGTCCTAAAGTTCACCGACACAACCGCCGTGCTGGAAATTCGCTACATGATCTCGGCCATGGCGCTTGCGGCGCTGTTGGGGCTTGGCCATGGCACCTTGAATTGCGCCCTTTCCGGGCTTTTCCCGGTTTACGCCCAAATCTGGGTGATCGCCTCGCGCCCTCTGTTAATCGGCTCGGGCGTGTTCTTTCTGTATGAGGATTTGCCTACCACCATCCAATCCATCCTTGATTGGACCCCGTGGATTCACTTCACCGCACTGTTTCGGCAAGGGGTCTACCCCACCTATGGACCCGATTTCATCTCGGTCCCACTGATGCTGATCTGGGGGTTGGTGCCGCTGGCCCTTGGCTTGCTGATCCTGCGGCGCAACAGTCAGCGGATATTGATGCGGTAG
- the rlmH gene encoding 23S rRNA (pseudouridine(1915)-N(3))-methyltransferase RlmH, whose translation MKVHLCVVGRLKGGPEKALIDDYLRRFDKTGRGLGLSLGQLIEVEDRKGGGMAAEAELIRARLPGTAFWVMDERGEVMTSPTFADRLGAQRDKGVGDLALVIGGADGIDPALRADAGMAISFGKMVWPHMLARVMLTEQLYRAASILAGSPYHRV comes from the coding sequence CTGAAGGTTCATCTGTGCGTCGTGGGCCGCCTGAAAGGCGGGCCCGAGAAGGCGTTGATCGACGATTATCTGAGACGTTTCGACAAGACGGGCCGCGGCCTTGGGCTGTCGCTTGGGCAGCTCATCGAGGTCGAGGACCGCAAAGGCGGCGGCATGGCGGCGGAGGCGGAATTGATTCGCGCCCGCCTGCCCGGTACCGCGTTTTGGGTGATGGATGAACGGGGGGAGGTTATGACCTCTCCTACCTTTGCGGACCGTTTGGGGGCGCAAAGGGATAAAGGCGTGGGTGATTTGGCGCTGGTGATCGGCGGCGCGGATGGGATTGATCCTGCGCTGAGGGCCGATGCCGGGATGGCGATTTCCTTCGGCAAAATGGTGTGGCCCCACATGCTGGCGCGGGTGATGCTGACCGAGCAATTGTACCGTGCGGCGTCCATTCTGGCGGGAAGCCCCTATCACCGGGTGTGA
- a CDS encoding lytic murein transglycosylase: protein MRFLAPLLLSLTIGTAAHAQQCGGDFGQFVQGLRAEAATRGHSQEAIDGFFRHASYYQRALDADRRQGIFTVPFTDFARRLISQGRMDNGRRNAERQAATFNEIERRFGVSRGILLAFWAFETDYGAFQGDYNTLDSLVTLAHDCRRPELFRPEVFGALELYENGDFDPVNTVGAWAGEIGMVQMLPEDIVAHGMDGDGDGHVSLQTSAPDALMSGANILSSLGWRSGEPWLVEITVPQDLDWYQTGIHTTRRVSDWEADGVSGRSGALPMRNAQASIVLPQGRNGPAFMAYQNFNVLFEWNQSFTYVLTAAYFATRLEGAPVFDARNPEAGLNGDQMRALQTALAARGHDVGRIDGILGSGTRAAVREEQRRLGMPADAWPTRALLNAL from the coding sequence ATGCGTTTTCTCGCCCCGCTTCTTTTGTCACTCACAATCGGCACCGCCGCACACGCGCAACAATGCGGGGGTGATTTCGGCCAATTCGTCCAAGGCCTACGGGCCGAAGCCGCCACGCGTGGCCATAGCCAAGAGGCGATTGACGGCTTCTTCCGCCATGCCAGCTATTATCAACGGGCCCTTGATGCGGACCGACGACAGGGCATCTTCACGGTGCCTTTCACCGATTTCGCCCGCCGTCTGATCAGCCAGGGGCGTATGGACAACGGCCGCCGCAATGCGGAACGCCAAGCCGCCACCTTCAACGAGATCGAGCGCCGCTTTGGCGTGTCGCGCGGCATCCTTCTGGCCTTCTGGGCGTTTGAAACCGACTACGGCGCGTTCCAAGGGGATTACAATACGCTCGATAGCCTTGTGACACTCGCCCATGATTGCCGTCGGCCAGAGCTGTTCCGCCCCGAGGTTTTCGGCGCGTTGGAGCTGTATGAGAACGGCGATTTCGACCCGGTGAACACCGTCGGCGCTTGGGCCGGGGAAATCGGCATGGTGCAGATGTTGCCCGAAGATATCGTGGCCCACGGGATGGACGGCGATGGCGATGGTCATGTGTCGCTGCAAACCTCCGCCCCTGATGCGCTGATGTCGGGTGCGAATATCCTTTCGTCCCTCGGCTGGCGCTCGGGCGAGCCTTGGTTGGTGGAAATCACCGTGCCGCAGGATCTGGATTGGTATCAGACCGGCATCCACACCACCCGCCGCGTCAGCGATTGGGAGGCGGATGGCGTCTCGGGCCGCTCAGGCGCGTTGCCGATGCGCAATGCTCAAGCTTCCATCGTCCTGCCACAAGGGCGCAACGGGCCAGCCTTTATGGCCTATCAGAACTTCAACGTTCTGTTCGAGTGGAACCAGAGTTTCACCTACGTGCTGACCGCCGCCTACTTTGCTACCCGTCTTGAAGGCGCGCCGGTGTTTGATGCCCGCAACCCCGAGGCTGGCCTGAACGGCGACCAGATGCGCGCCTTGCAAACAGCGCTGGCGGCCCGTGGCCATGATGTGGGCCGGATCGACGGTATCCTAGGTTCCGGCACCCGCGCTGCGGTGCGTGAAGAACAGCGTCGCTTGGGAATGCCCGCCGACGCTTGGCCCACCCGCGCTTTGTTGAACGCGCTATGA
- the smc gene encoding chromosome segregation protein SMC, translating to MRFTKLRLNGFKSFVDPTDLVIADGLTGVVGPNGCGKSNLLEALRWVMGENRPTAMRGAGMEDVIFGGAATRNARNFAEVSLQIDNKDRLAPAGFNDEDQIDIIRRITRDAGSAYKLNGKDVRARDVSMLFADASTGAHSPALVRQGQISELINARPKARRRILEEAAGISGLYQRRHEAELKLKGAEANLSRTDDVLDQLSGQLNTLARQAKQASRYREIGSELRLTEGLLLFVRWRDADAARLRAEEALRAGLATAAQAETAALEAVKAREAAEEALPPLREEDTIAAAILQRLLVERDSLQAEADRAAAAVETLTNRITQIDKDREREEALNADAGETVARLQDERADLQRAQKGQDDRLGDARDAVTDARSVLAGQEAELSDLTEQSAALAARYQAIERRMGEAEKAVTRNIADAQAAEKAANDAADRLQTLKREAEEATDALTRATDLAARAEETLLETESARADAQTHETEARSARSEAEGRAGTLDAEVTALARVLERDRGDGDQVLDEIKVSPGFEAAIGAALSDDLKAARATSAGATGWTDLPGYDASAALPTGAQPAAEVAKAPAVLGRRLSQVGIIDAADGPRLQPELQPGQRLVSREGDLWRWDGFAVAAADAVSTAARRLEQANRLSELEEERLRARAKADTAKAAHEDLAQRLNQLTEADKSARTARRDAETQLSQASRAAARAEADQSVLDGKLETLRLTASRHAEEADTARAELTRAQDALAELDDLDAVRGRLADVKTTVEAARMTMLAKRAAFDEVKRDGEDRVSRIAKIGTEITNWQNRLTNAASRLAELEKRRGEAEAALIDARQKPGEIAMRREQLAIQISESEARKAASADALSVGEMNLRAASGTERDTERAASEARELRAAAEARRDAAQEAVQAAADRITEEMELTPETLLETLGDLPEPMPTADHIEQNVMRLRRQRDALGAVNLRAEEDSREVREEHDTLANEKVDLEEAIAKLRTGINSLNKEGRERLLKAFDEVNENFSRLFTHLFGGGEARLVLVESDDPLEAGLEILCQPPGKKLSTLSLLSGGEQTLTALALIFGVFLANPAPICVLDEVDAPLDDANVTRFCDMLDEMTRMTNTRFLTITHHAVTMARMDRLFGVTMGEQGVSQLVSVDLKAAETLVA from the coding sequence GTGCGTTTCACGAAGCTCAGATTGAACGGGTTTAAATCCTTCGTCGATCCCACGGACCTCGTGATCGCCGATGGGTTGACCGGTGTTGTCGGGCCGAACGGATGCGGAAAATCCAATCTTCTCGAGGCGTTACGTTGGGTGATGGGCGAAAACCGCCCCACCGCGATGCGCGGCGCAGGCATGGAAGACGTCATCTTCGGCGGCGCCGCCACCCGCAACGCCCGCAACTTTGCCGAAGTATCTTTGCAGATCGATAACAAAGACCGCCTCGCGCCCGCTGGTTTCAACGATGAAGACCAGATCGACATCATCCGCCGCATCACGCGAGATGCCGGAAGTGCTTATAAACTAAACGGAAAAGACGTGCGCGCCCGCGATGTCTCGATGCTGTTTGCCGACGCCTCTACCGGCGCGCACAGCCCAGCTTTGGTCCGCCAAGGCCAGATTTCCGAGCTGATCAACGCCCGCCCCAAAGCCCGTCGCCGCATCTTGGAAGAGGCCGCAGGCATCTCGGGCCTCTATCAACGCCGCCATGAGGCGGAGCTGAAACTGAAGGGCGCCGAGGCAAATCTGTCGCGCACCGATGATGTTCTCGACCAACTCAGCGGACAGCTTAACACCTTGGCAAGACAGGCAAAACAAGCCTCCCGCTACCGCGAGATCGGGTCCGAGCTGCGCCTGACGGAAGGCCTGTTGCTGTTCGTGCGCTGGCGCGACGCAGACGCCGCCCGCCTCCGCGCGGAAGAAGCATTGCGCGCAGGCCTCGCCACTGCCGCACAGGCAGAAACCGCCGCGTTAGAGGCCGTGAAGGCCCGCGAAGCGGCGGAAGAAGCGCTGCCCCCCTTGCGCGAAGAAGACACAATCGCCGCCGCAATTCTTCAACGTTTGCTGGTGGAACGCGATAGTTTGCAGGCCGAAGCAGACCGTGCCGCCGCCGCCGTGGAAACCCTGACCAACCGCATCACCCAGATCGACAAAGACCGCGAGCGGGAAGAGGCATTGAACGCAGATGCCGGCGAAACCGTCGCCCGGTTGCAAGATGAACGGGCCGATTTGCAGCGGGCACAAAAGGGCCAGGATGACCGCCTTGGCGACGCCCGCGACGCAGTCACCGACGCCCGCAGTGTTTTGGCGGGGCAAGAGGCGGAACTCTCTGATCTTACAGAGCAATCTGCCGCCCTTGCCGCACGCTACCAAGCGATCGAACGTCGTATGGGAGAGGCGGAGAAAGCCGTTACCCGCAACATCGCAGACGCCCAGGCAGCGGAAAAAGCCGCCAACGACGCGGCAGATCGGTTACAGACCCTCAAGCGCGAAGCAGAAGAGGCCACAGACGCCCTCACCCGCGCCACAGATCTAGCGGCCCGCGCCGAAGAAACCCTGCTGGAAACGGAATCCGCCCGTGCCGACGCCCAAACCCACGAGACCGAAGCACGCTCTGCCCGGTCCGAGGCCGAGGGCCGCGCAGGCACGTTGGATGCAGAGGTCACGGCGCTGGCGCGCGTGCTGGAACGGGATCGGGGCGATGGCGACCAAGTCCTTGACGAGATTAAGGTTTCCCCGGGATTTGAGGCCGCAATCGGCGCCGCCCTTTCCGATGATCTAAAGGCCGCCCGCGCGACATCGGCGGGCGCAACAGGCTGGACAGACCTGCCCGGATACGACGCATCAGCCGCCTTGCCGACGGGTGCGCAGCCCGCCGCGGAGGTCGCAAAAGCCCCCGCAGTTCTGGGCCGTCGCCTGTCGCAAGTGGGCATCATCGACGCCGCCGACGGCCCCCGCCTGCAACCCGAATTGCAGCCCGGTCAACGCCTTGTCAGCCGCGAGGGCGATCTTTGGCGTTGGGACGGTTTTGCCGTCGCCGCCGCCGATGCCGTGTCCACCGCCGCGCGGCGGTTGGAGCAGGCAAACCGCCTGTCTGAATTGGAGGAGGAACGGCTCCGCGCTCGGGCAAAGGCAGACACCGCCAAGGCCGCCCATGAAGATTTGGCGCAGCGCCTTAACCAACTGACCGAAGCCGATAAATCCGCCCGCACCGCCCGGCGAGACGCGGAAACGCAGCTGAGCCAAGCCAGCCGCGCCGCCGCCCGCGCCGAGGCCGATCAAAGCGTACTGGACGGCAAGTTGGAAACCCTTCGCCTGACCGCCTCGCGCCACGCGGAAGAGGCCGATACCGCCCGCGCCGAATTGACCCGTGCGCAAGATGCCTTGGCCGAATTGGACGATCTGGACGCCGTGCGTGGCCGCTTGGCCGACGTGAAAACCACGGTGGAAGCGGCGCGGATGACCATGCTCGCCAAACGTGCGGCCTTTGATGAGGTCAAGCGTGACGGCGAAGATCGCGTGTCGCGCATCGCCAAAATCGGCACCGAAATTACCAACTGGCAGAACCGCTTAACCAACGCCGCCTCGCGCCTGGCCGAGCTGGAAAAACGCCGCGGTGAGGCCGAAGCCGCCCTGATCGACGCCCGCCAGAAGCCCGGCGAAATTGCTATGCGGCGTGAACAGCTCGCCATTCAGATCTCTGAGTCCGAGGCCCGCAAGGCCGCCTCTGCCGATGCGCTGTCGGTCGGAGAAATGAACCTGCGCGCTGCCAGCGGCACGGAGCGTGATACCGAACGCGCCGCGTCCGAGGCCCGCGAACTCCGCGCCGCTGCTGAAGCCCGCCGCGACGCCGCACAGGAGGCCGTTCAAGCCGCCGCCGATCGCATCACCGAAGAGATGGAGCTGACCCCGGAAACGCTTCTGGAAACCCTTGGCGATTTGCCCGAACCGATGCCCACGGCTGATCACATCGAACAAAACGTCATGCGCCTGCGCCGTCAGCGCGACGCCCTTGGCGCGGTGAACCTGCGGGCGGAGGAAGACAGCCGTGAGGTCCGCGAAGAACACGACACGCTGGCCAATGAGAAGGTCGATCTGGAAGAGGCGATTGCCAAGCTGCGCACCGGGATCAACAGCCTCAACAAAGAGGGGCGAGAGCGTCTGTTGAAGGCGTTCGACGAGGTGAACGAGAATTTCTCGCGTCTGTTCACACACCTGTTCGGGGGCGGCGAGGCGCGCTTGGTTCTGGTGGAATCCGATGATCCGCTGGAAGCCGGGCTGGAAATTCTCTGCCAACCTCCCGGTAAGAAACTGTCCACCCTGTCCCTGCTATCGGGCGGTGAGCAGACCCTGACCGCGCTGGCGCTGATCTTTGGCGTGTTCCTTGCAAACCCTGCCCCCATCTGTGTGCTGGACGAGGTTGACGCGCCATTGGACGACGCCAACGTCACCCGCTTCTGCGACATGCTTGATGAGATGACGCGCATGACCAACACGCGCTTCCTGACCATCACCCACCACGCCGTCACCATGGCCCGCATGGACCGCCTGTTCGGCGTGACCATGGGGGAGCAAGGCGTGAGCCAGTTGGTGAGCGTGGATCTGAAAGCGGCTGAAACGCTGGTCGCTTAA
- a CDS encoding pyridoxal phosphate-dependent class II aminotransferase → MSTPSPKRDHGGGLDAAAAEYGGDPRAWLDLSTGINPIAYPVGELSPDVWGRLPDTGAMSRLLDAARAFWSVPDGVQIIAAAGASPLIARMPELGAGDEVYIPTPTYNEHAAAFAARRWHVWDDPAVPVHVYVHPNNPDGRLWPGSKIGRRGLTIVDESFCDTVPDQSHIARAAEPRVIVLKSFGKFWGLAGIRLGFAMALPETFAPAGQANLQELMGPWSVSGPALEVGARALQDHAWADATRERLAKDAKRLDGLMCATGATLVGGTTLFRTYALPDAEAMQARLAKHHIWTRIFPYSDHWIRLGLPGTEADWTRLEAAL, encoded by the coding sequence ATGAGCACGCCTTCCCCGAAACGAGACCACGGCGGTGGTCTGGATGCCGCCGCCGCTGAATACGGCGGCGATCCGCGCGCGTGGCTGGACCTTTCCACGGGGATCAACCCCATTGCCTATCCGGTGGGCGAGTTGTCGCCGGATGTCTGGGGGCGCCTGCCTGACACGGGGGCAATGTCCCGCCTGCTGGATGCGGCCCGTGCCTTCTGGTCTGTGCCCGATGGGGTGCAGATCATCGCGGCCGCCGGGGCCTCTCCCCTTATCGCGCGGATGCCGGAACTGGGGGCGGGGGACGAGGTCTATATCCCGACTCCCACCTATAACGAACACGCCGCCGCCTTTGCCGCGCGCCGCTGGCATGTCTGGGATGATCCCGCCGTGCCCGTTCATGTCTACGTGCATCCCAATAATCCCGATGGGCGGCTCTGGCCGGGCAGCAAGATCGGCAGGCGGGGCCTTACCATCGTCGATGAAAGCTTCTGCGACACGGTGCCGGACCAAAGCCACATCGCGCGGGCGGCAGAGCCTCGGGTGATTGTACTGAAAAGTTTTGGCAAGTTCTGGGGCCTTGCGGGGATACGGCTGGGCTTCGCCATGGCCCTGCCCGAAACCTTCGCGCCCGCAGGCCAAGCGAACCTGCAAGAGCTGATGGGGCCGTGGTCCGTCTCTGGCCCGGCGCTGGAAGTGGGCGCGCGGGCCTTACAAGATCACGCCTGGGCCGACGCCACCCGCGAACGACTGGCAAAAGACGCGAAACGGCTCGATGGCCTGATGTGTGCCACGGGGGCAACGCTTGTCGGCGGCACGACCCTGTTTCGCACCTATGCGCTCCCCGATGCAGAGGCGATGCAGGCGCGTTTGGCGAAACACCATATCTGGACCCGCATCTTTCCCTATTCCGACCACTGGATTCGCCTTGGCCTGCCGGGGACCGAGGCCGATTGGACCCGGCTAGAGGCCGCCCTGTGA
- a CDS encoding glutathione S-transferase family protein gives MGLLVDGKWQDTWYDTKKSGGAFKRTEAQFRNWITADGSAGPSGEGGFKAESGRYHLYVSHACPWANRALIFRALKGLESHISISVVHPDMLGEGWTFATDFDGATGDTLYGLPFARDIYTKAQPDVTTRVTVPILWDKERETIVSNESAEIIRMFNSAFNDITGNTDDYYPDALRDQIDQINARVYSDVNNGVYKSGFATSQEAYDNAVYTLFDALDWLEGILAESRYLTGDRITEADWRLFTTLIRFDLVYHLHFKCNRKRIVDYPNLWAYTRELYQWPGVEGQVNFDHIVRHYHYSHETINPHRIIPINPVIDWMEPHGRASL, from the coding sequence ATGGGTCTGTTGGTAGACGGAAAGTGGCAAGATACTTGGTACGACACCAAAAAATCAGGCGGTGCGTTCAAGCGGACCGAGGCGCAGTTTCGCAACTGGATCACGGCGGATGGCAGCGCGGGGCCAAGCGGTGAGGGCGGCTTCAAGGCCGAAAGCGGGCGCTACCATCTTTATGTCTCCCATGCCTGCCCTTGGGCGAACCGGGCGCTGATCTTTCGGGCGTTGAAGGGGCTGGAGTCGCATATCTCTATCTCGGTCGTGCATCCCGATATGTTGGGCGAAGGCTGGACCTTTGCCACCGATTTCGACGGCGCGACGGGCGACACGCTTTATGGGCTGCCGTTCGCCCGCGACATCTACACCAAGGCGCAACCTGATGTGACGACCCGTGTGACCGTGCCAATTCTGTGGGACAAAGAACGCGAAACCATCGTGTCAAACGAGAGCGCCGAGATCATTCGCATGTTCAACAGCGCCTTTAATGACATCACCGGCAATACCGATGATTACTACCCCGACGCTCTGCGCGACCAGATCGACCAAATCAACGCCCGCGTCTATTCCGACGTGAACAACGGCGTCTACAAATCCGGTTTCGCCACCTCGCAAGAGGCGTATGACAACGCTGTGTACACATTGTTCGATGCGCTGGATTGGCTGGAGGGGATCTTGGCCGAAAGCCGCTACCTGACGGGCGACAGGATTACCGAGGCCGATTGGCGGCTGTTCACCACGCTGATCCGCTTCGATCTGGTCTATCACCTGCACTTCAAATGCAATCGCAAGCGGATTGTGGATTACCCGAACCTCTGGGCTTACACGCGTGAGCTGTACCAATGGCCCGGCGTGGAAGGTCAGGTGAACTTCGATCACATCGTGCGCCATTACCACTATAGCCACGAGACGATTAACCCGCACCGGATCATCCCGATCAATCCGGTGATCGACTGGATGGAACCCCACGGTCGCGCGAGCCTCTAA
- a CDS encoding DUF1611 domain-containing protein: MIETPYLLFLGDAPDQLAAKVAQGIRDWRPENVIGQFRMEGCNADVKAADMDLTAAKASGAKTLVVGVANRGGVISSSWKRVLIEALAEGFDIASGLHNLLNDEPDLVAVAKEYGRTLHDVRIPSVDYPIANGVKRTGKRCLAVGTDCSAGKMYTSLAMDKEMKARGLKSSFRATGQTGILVTGDGVPLDAVIADFMAGAVEWLTPDNDEDHWDMIEGQGSLFHVSYSGVTMALIHGGQPDALILSHEPTRTHMRGLPGYSLPTLEALRDTALPLARIANPKAEVVGISVNTAALGEDEALQCLADIEKRMGLPTADPFRQGAGRLCDALEAL; this comes from the coding sequence ATGATCGAAACACCGTATCTTCTGTTTCTGGGCGACGCGCCCGACCAACTGGCCGCAAAGGTCGCCCAAGGCATCCGCGACTGGCGCCCCGAGAATGTAATCGGCCAGTTCCGCATGGAGGGCTGCAACGCCGATGTAAAAGCCGCCGATATGGACCTTACCGCCGCCAAAGCATCCGGCGCGAAAACGCTGGTGGTCGGCGTGGCGAACCGGGGCGGCGTGATCTCCAGCTCCTGGAAGCGCGTGTTGATCGAGGCACTGGCCGAGGGCTTCGACATCGCCTCTGGCCTGCACAACCTGCTCAACGACGAACCCGATCTGGTGGCTGTTGCCAAGGAATACGGGCGTACCCTGCACGATGTGCGTATCCCCTCGGTCGATTACCCAATCGCCAATGGCGTCAAACGCACAGGCAAGCGCTGCTTGGCGGTGGGCACCGATTGCTCGGCGGGCAAAATGTATACGTCCCTGGCGATGGACAAGGAAATGAAGGCCCGTGGCCTGAAGTCGAGCTTCCGTGCCACAGGTCAGACTGGCATTCTCGTGACCGGCGACGGCGTCCCGCTGGACGCCGTGATTGCAGACTTCATGGCCGGTGCCGTCGAATGGCTGACACCCGACAATGATGAGGATCACTGGGACATGATCGAAGGTCAGGGCAGCCTGTTCCACGTGTCCTATTCTGGCGTTACCATGGCCCTGATCCACGGCGGCCAACCCGATGCGCTGATCCTCTCGCACGAGCCGACCCGCACCCATATGCGGGGCCTGCCCGGCTATTCCCTGCCGACGCTCGAAGCCCTGCGTGACACCGCCCTGCCGCTTGCCCGCATCGCCAACCCCAAGGCCGAGGTCGTAGGCATCTCCGTCAACACCGCTGCTCTGGGGGAAGACGAGGCGCTGCAATGCCTTGCCGATATCGAAAAACGCATGGGCCTGCCCACCGCCGATCCGTTCCGCCAAGGCGCGGGCCGCCTCTGTGACGCGCTGGAAGCGCTGTGA
- the rsfS gene encoding ribosome silencing factor, whose translation MLERILTSLDDDKAEDVVQIDLRGKSSIGDYMVVASGRSTRQVSAMAEKLVDKLKQEYGLYSKIEGKDTGDWVLIDTADVVVHIFRPEVREFYQLEKMWQPEAAPAAGSEG comes from the coding sequence CTGCTAGAGCGCATTCTGACATCCCTTGATGACGACAAAGCCGAAGATGTCGTGCAGATTGATCTGCGCGGAAAATCCTCGATTGGCGATTATATGGTCGTGGCTTCTGGTCGCTCCACCCGCCAAGTTTCGGCCATGGCCGAGAAGCTGGTGGACAAGCTGAAGCAGGAATACGGCCTGTATTCCAAGATCGAAGGCAAGGACACGGGCGACTGGGTGTTGATTGATACCGCCGATGTCGTCGTCCACATTTTCCGCCCTGAAGTGCGAGAGTTCTATCAGCTTGAGAAGATGTGGCAGCCCGAGGCGGCACCTGCGGCGGGTTCAGAAGGCTGA